One part of the Caldicoprobacter guelmensis genome encodes these proteins:
- the minE gene encoding cell division topological specificity factor MinE, which translates to MIDLFKFFGKGESKSKDIAKERLKLVLIHDRANISPKFLDMIKDDIIKVISNYMEIEEGSLDIRLSRIPQEDDTYSTALMASIPIKRVKNMGPNRG; encoded by the coding sequence ATGATCGATTTATTTAAATTTTTTGGCAAAGGGGAGAGCAAGAGCAAGGATATCGCCAAAGAGCGACTTAAGCTGGTGCTCATTCATGACCGCGCCAATATTTCGCCCAAATTTTTGGATATGATTAAGGATGATATCATTAAGGTCATATCAAATTACATGGAGATAGAGGAGGGAAGCCTGGATATACGCTTGTCCCGTATACCCCAGGAGGATGATACGTATAGTACTGCTCTGATGGCAAGTATTCCCATAAAGAGGGTTAAAAACATGGGACCCAACAGAGGTTAG